CATCTTGCTTCCTCCTTCTCATCAAAGTCTTCGCTTCAAGTTCTCCCACCACATCGATGCGTACTTCTTCAACTTGGCAGCAACTAATCTGACTCTCCTATCATTATGCACTTCTTCCAGCTCGAAAACAAGTTTAGCTGCGTGGAGCCAATCAATGAACTCATCAGGTTGGATTCACCCTTCAAAATCAGGAATAATCTCCACGTCAACACCAAGATCTCGATCGGAATGAGTTCTTCTATTTTTGCAGCATTGTCATACATTGGTAGATGAAGATTCTCCATCTCCATTAAGGAATTGGTCTTCCCATCTTCTTCGGAAGATCGCTTGCTAGAGTTATTTGAAGAATCTATGTCACAATCTCCATTAGAACTGTtaaaaatatgtctcgagtgtGAACTCGTTAAATGAAACCGGACTGACCAGAACATGTGAACTCGACCATGTGGGAGTCACAGCAACGCATGTGAATTGATCAGCCGAAATTGTCAGAAGAAGATTGCATGCGGATTTCATCTATGAGCCACAAGTGTGAAGAGGCTAATTATGTGTGGCTTCCTTTGTTGTCTTCTACTCATCTCTGCAAGTTGGACTTTTGAATTGGGAAATACATGGAGGAAAGTGGACGGTGGCCCACCTGCATGCAAGGATGGGTGTTCCCTTTCTTGTCTTCTGCCAAAGCCATCGTTGTTGactttgagagagaaagaaaaagaagaggaaagatggTCCTACATTTattcatgcacatgcatgcatgcCCATAAATTATGGTGGGcttcatttgtctttttctttcatctgaAGAAGACTTTCAGCATTTTGCAATAAATGATgaagactctcttttgtattaTAAAATAGAGAGACGTCCAACGGAGAAGATGTGCCAAGTTTCGGTGGCCGAGAGAAAGAGCTCTAAGACCTTAGAAGAGTGCAAAGAGTTCTCTTAGGCGAGGGATTTTCTTGTTGTAAATTCACTGAGAGTATATGTGGGTGCTCAAGTGATTGTAATCTCTGGTGTATCACTTATTTTTATAGTAGAATTTCGTATTGCTCTTCCCATCCCATGGATGTAGGTTCCGATATTCggaccgaatcacgtaaatctaaTGTCCGATTCCCTTTCCTTCATTCCGACTATTTTATCCGATTTACTAGTCCATATTCCACGACAAGAACATTGGTTATCTTCATGGGCAGGGGCACCATTCTCTTTGACGTCCATTAGCATGCCGCATCCCTTCTTGGAGTAGTTGAATCCGACATGCATTGCCTCCATCTCGACGTTTGCATAAATCCCTAATCGCTCGGCATTATTTCTTTGATCCTGAGGTATTTGAACCTTTGCTCGGATTCCAAATGAAGCCAAGATGTGTTGAACAAATTTTCAATCTTGGCAATGTCGATAATCTCACTACTAATGAATAGACTAATCAAACGGGTGGATCAGATTGGCTTTGGGTCGGAACATAAATTATTCAACCCAAATAGACCCATTTAACCTGTTTTGACACATTTTCCCGCAATGCAAATCTAGTGACCAATACTCAAACTGACTTATATGTAATCCCTACTCGACTCGACTCATATTGTTAAAAGACTCTCATATTTGACTCAATTTACCAAAGCTCATTCCCAAACTGAGCACTCATCTTCATTggcaaaagaatgcttcaagtgctataactttgcccaaatggacacttaagtgccataacttacaaaaggtacacttaagtgccacattcgaagaaaaacggattacttgagtgccactccggccaaagttcAGCCAAAACGTCGATGTAACATTTTTCCGGTGAAGTGCgtccaaaacgacgccgttttgcacactaacgtggccaaataatgcaaaaacggcatcgttttgggctaacatggtaaaaaaattaattaaattaataaaataaaaatttgttaaaatattataaaataataattttaaaattaaatttagttaaaatattttaaaaaaaaggaatggggGGGGGGTTCGGCCCtcggccgccatcgccgccaccaccgccgggaagggccggtggCGCGGGGGAGGGTCGACGGGGTCGCCAAGCCttggccgagggccggcgaccccgccaACCGACGGTGAGGGCTCACAAGCCCTCGCCCCCGGCATCGAGGCGAGGGTCGCAGTcctcacccagatccggcgagggtcggcggctcTTGGCCCGGCCGGGTGAGGGCCACTGACCCTCGCTGGATGCaggtgagggccgcgagccccCCATatccagcggcgagggctcgcaaccctcacctagatccagctgcgaccctcgccccagatcggggcaagggctcgcgagccctcactGCCGGTCGActggggtcgccggcccctagccaaggcccggcgaccccgaccgaccctccccctacCGTTgcccggcccttcccggcggcggcggtgagggctaATCCTCGGCCCGCCTCCCCCGTTcccttctttttaaattttttaattatcttttaatattttaactaaatttaatttaattattttttattatttttttaccacgtcggcccaaaacaacgccatttttgcattatttggccacattagcatgcaaaacggcgtcgttggGCTCGGTTTACCGGAgacgttttggccggattttggtcggattggcactcaagtgatccattttactccgattttgacacttaagtgtccctttgggcaaagttaaggcactccaggggtccgcacgtccaTCTTCATTCTCTCTTACCTCCGTTCGATCTTGCACTCTTGCACTCGACGCTCTTGCCTTGGGTATGAATTTTCCTAGATTTAGctaaatatatatcttttttttaatagcaaTATCTATCTAATCATATATGAATTAGGTATAAATCACTAGATATGTATTATAGAGAAATAtgtttaaaaatgttaatttaatcaatatGGGTCGACTCAACTTAAACTCGACTCAATCCACCCGTTCGATGAATTTATTGAATTGTGTGTTATAATAAAAGACCTAAAGGAAGGGagaattaatttaaaaaaaaaaagtcttaaacctattgcaattgtaccaattcagttctaaacttttttttgactaatttagtcctaaactttttacaattGTACCAGTTTAGTTCatctggtcaaaattggccggccaaCCGACGTGGACAGCCAAAgttaacatggcaatttttaatttttttaattctttttcaaatttttaaatatttttttaatttttaattcttttttctttttttttttctttttcaccttctccttcctctagccagtGCTGGCCAGCCAGAGTCAAGGggtggcgaggccgacctcatcGGCCAATGATGAGGCCGACCTTGCCGTCGCTGGGCGAGGCcgtcgctagatctagcgaggctcggcctcgcccaaccatggcaaggtcgagcctcaccaccCCTAGGCGAGGAGCCTCGTCGACCGTCGGTGAGGTtgaccctcgccttggctaggtgaggccccGCCAgacttggcgaggctcggccttgcttaGCCAAGGCGACGGTTGACCTTGCCAGTGGCCAGCAAGGCTACTATCGCTAGATCTAGCTGCTATcactagatctggtgaggctcggccctacctagccatggcgagggtcgacctcacTAGTGTCGGTGAGCTCGGgtctcgccatggctgggcaaggccaagcctcgctgaCTCTCGCCTCTAGCTAGCGtcggccaaaggaaggagaaggtgaaaaaaaaaatgcaaaaatcgaaaaaatttaaaaatttaaaaattaccatGTCAACTTTCATTAGACAGCTGGTATCCACGTCAGCGCTGGCTGACTAATTTTGGCTGAATGGACTAAAGTGACACaattttaaaaggtttaagactaaattagccaaaaaaaaaagtttatgacttgttgacacctaaattttggcgacccatttagacatttatcgtattaaaaaattaggggttaattttatccatgaaaaaataaaatcacatggcatatagtttaggaaacatttttgtttattttattggaccgacggcgagtgcaaaatttttcacatattccgtaaggattttcatatatttaggcaatatacaccgGTGATGTATTTTAgatggaaaggaaattctcgaatgaaatattggaaaaaaaacacaaaaaaatattgcacGTGGTGGGATGATATATTCAATAGTATTTTGCACGAGCAAAGTTGGCAATGAAATATACCACAGAGATACAATTTTTCGGTGTATAAAAGGAGTCGCGTACGGTGGGGAGCAAAGGAGGCCACACAATCGATACAAAATGGCCACATTGAGGGGAGCGCAATAGAGAGAACAGGGAAGAAAAAGGTTGCTCGACCTTGAAGCCGACGCCCGCAGCCCACCATCCTCAGCCGTTGTTCCTCCATTGATCGCTACTGCTTCACGTCCAAACCGGCACCTGCACGCAGCCCGATGCCACGAGCAGCCACGACGCTACTGCCAATCTTTGACCGAGTACACCAGGAGTCCCTTCGGCGTTCCTGTTCTTGAATCCAGTGCAGACTCGACGAATTCCAGTCACTACGCCTTTGGTCAAGTTcgcctttgttttgcaggtcttCTTCGTGAACCCAACAGATTCGCCTACAAGACAAACTCGAAGAGAGGGAACGCGTGCCTCCACTTCTCTGCAGCACCCATGCATAAATCCATGcatgaagagagaagaaaaatcaggGCATAGATGTGATaagattgataatattatttaatattatcgGTGTAAGTGGGTGTTCAAAGCCAAATTGGATGCAGAAGGAAACCTTGATAAACTGAAAGCACGATAATATCTGACAAGATGTTCCCAGTAAAAGAAGGCTGGTCAACTTTGAGGGGGAATTGATTGTGTTTCACAAAAATTGAACACGTTGCAGTAGCTCCTCGCGTCATCGCACTTCCAGCAAGCTTGTCTCTTTATTGTCGTGATCGACTTTTCCATGGCAGGTGTTCAGCAAGGTTCCCGCCACGACTAGTCGTGCCTCATCAAGTAGCTGCAGGATTTCTCGAGGGACGCCAATAACCCCAGTCGAGAATTCCATCCTCTGGTCACGCGTTCAAGTTCCAATCGACGCGGATCTCGGAGCCTTACTAAGCGAAAACGATTACACAGTATCCAACTCTCGGCTTTGCCTCGCATCGTCACGCAAAGATTCCTCGACGTCGGCTACACCACCACTTTCGCTGAGCACCGCACCGCAAGCTAAGGCGACGATCTACTGATCTAAATCAAACTCCATCGTGATTCACGAGCCACCGTTCGAAGTCCAAATTGGAAGTCGGTATTGGGAataggtaaaaaaatttctattttaatttccaaaaaattcgTCGACCCGGTGTCCGTAATCTCGATTAGCcttttaaattgggaaattttcctaatttcgcaacgtacatgtgattgacggtccgatttcacgctcgaaatatgACTCACAATCGTACGGAAAAAttaccaatccgatctcacgctcgagatacgattcgtcaatttatttctcaaaattaaatggacatggatgatatcttgcttgatttgttgccgGGATGTtcttgatgcctttatttgattgctcccgtaaaagaaaaccccaaaaaatatagatatttaggttaaatgcatgttaggatattacttgtttttagggttattttgcatgtttagaataagaaatttatttacttcgaattccttaaataagaaaaataaaaaataaaaatgcattcatttaggatgttagttttaaatttgaattgcacgtttaattatttggcaatttttaatttcgaatttcataaaagaaaaagaaaaagaaaaaattagaattagggcattctttgcacaccattgcatattaggataaattgcatgcttatttggaataaaaaccatgtgcacgtcatatagaattaggttcatacaatgcacgtcatttaatgatttttgttaggttcatttaattagaaattgccagtcattagattaatttagattgtatatttaaatgttgcatttctttaatttcgaatctcatagaaaatacaaaaaattatttagaataaatccatctcatgcttaggatagactacatgcttagttatgtcatattgcttaggtcatatagctaggTCATGttaccatgtcatatcatttcatgttaaattagtaacatgcattgcatgactctcattaaataaatgaaaaaaaaaaagaaaaaaaaaattgtgtgttaattagaaatcatatctaggattgttgatgtgaattctgatctaacaatgcagatgctttcattgctatgagctaagtcctgcaatttattcattgattttcttgggtgttaaattggtggtttgcgtacccgtatgatcacctcacatgttaggaaaatagatttaaaatcaatccaaactgcttgccaaacatttttcaaaataaaaagaaaggtaccgaaagggcgttagagaattctagcgtaaccaagtccccgtacccatagtttCTGgttctcccgttattttacttgggtttctaatcgacccaccaaaaatagattagtggcgactcctaatagaaaatcaattacatgttaagaacttgatcctaagtcgcgaattggtatgggcttgggaatgcccgagctaagtttagacttagcaatccattagccaaaccttaggtggttcacacccgaaaaattggtcgcgacatgactgaattgtcacaattacaataaatttaggatttttttttgtaattctccccCTAAAGGAATCTCCAGCTAAAAACTTAGGAGTTTTTTTAGTAACCCCAAGTAAAGAAACTATGACAAACCTATAATATGATTTCACATAAACAACCGTATTATCAATTTCCTAATCGAGATAAAAAGCAATACAAATAATGTCTAGAGTAATTATATAAATCGAAAAAACAAATTGTATCCTCGCTTAACAACGACAATAGGTAATCTTCAAATCTTCAAACAAGgatttgaaacattttttttattggcgACGGATCAAGTGTGCCAACTATAAAATGGGTTTGGTACAAAATATAGTAAATTTAAAGGTCTCAACTCAAAAGAAACAACTGTAAGTTCTGTAAGTTCTACGGACTCAAATGCGTATTCTGATAGAATTAAAAGCTGAAAGATGGAATTTTGcggttaattaattattttttgccccgagaaaaacccaaaaccctcCGCCTCTCCATCCTCGTACCTTCATCTTCCTCAAACCCTTCGAAATCTCTCCCAAAAAAACACCTCCGTCGTCTTCCCGCGAAAACGCTGCTCTCCGCAGAAGCCGCCATGAACGCGACCTCCACCTCCGCCAATCCCAACGCCTCCTCTCCAATCGGACGTCCCCCAACGGTCGACCTCCAGCGAGCTCTTGCCACTTTGTCCATGGCCCTTTGCTCAAGACTATAAAGGCTCCACCCATCGGGCGGGGTGCCCCCTCCCGGGGGAAGTGGGTCTGGAAGGGTTTCTATCTTAGGGAGTTCCCAAAAAAAACTCCCAAGGAACAAACCCGGGGAGGGCTATGAAGACAACCTAGGGGAATCAAAGCCTCGGGGGGTGGGCCGAGCCTCCCCCGAGCCCCAGTTTTTAGTCCTGAGCAAGACTATAAAAGGCTCACCCATTAGGCAGGGTGCCCCCCTCCGGGAGGGGAAGTGGGTCCCAAGAAGGGGTTTCTATCTCTTAGGGAGTTCCCCAAAAAAACTCCCTGGGTTGTCTTCATAGCCCTCCCCGGGCTTGTTCCTTGGGAGTTTTTTCGGGGAACTCCCTAAGATAGAAACCCCTTCCAGGGACCCACTCCCCCCGGAGGGGGGCATCTGCCTGATGGGTGGAGCCTTTTATAGTCTTGCTCAGAACTTGAAAACTTGGGCTCGGGGGGGAGGCTCGGCCCACCCCCAGGGGCTTTGATTCCCCTGGGTTGTCTTCATAGCCCTCCCCGGGCTTGTTCTTGGGAGTTTTTTTTGGGGAACTCCCTAAAATAGAAAACCCCTTCCAGGGACCCACTTCCCGGAGAGGGCACCTGCCCTGATGGGTGGAGCCTTTTATAGTCTTGCTCAGAACTACCAAAACCCTCCGCCTCTCCGTCCTCGTACCTTCATCTTCCTCAAACCCTTCGAAatctctccaaaaaaaaaaacacctccgTCGTCTTCCCGCGAAAACGCTGCTCTCCGCAGAAGCCGCCATGAACGcgacctccgcctccgccaATCCCAACGCCTCCTCTCCAATCGGACGTCCCCCCAACGAATTCGACCTCCAGCGAGCTCTTGCCGCTGTCCACGGCCActgctcctccttcctccgcaaCGTCCCTCGCCTCCCTGGCTCCCTTGTGTCCAACCCtttatgatgaaaaaaaaaaaactatagtaATAATTACGGTGATTTTAGAAATCAAACTAATGCATATTTACTAGCCGAAAAAACCAAAATGCTGTCTGTACCTTGGTCGTGGGGGCCAATATCATACCAATTGTTGATTAAAAGGTTTTGCAAAATTAATGATTAAGATGAtattaatactttgaaaaatgactttatAGCATGGTCTTTATGGCATGGTGGTGGAAAAATTCAATTCCACAGGCTACCTTCGTCTTAAAAGAATAACCATTTTCGACAAGGCttatttaaaattctttttttcattttcagtgtACGAAATAAAAAGCCCATGCTCATACATCAATTGTATTGGCCAAATTTTCCTGAAAACCACCAAGTTTAACTTCAGGAACATATTCTCAAGCTATATTTAATTCAAACCAGTACAATTCTCAAAGATTCATGCGAATTTAAGAACGATAGGAGCATATTCTCAAGCTATATTTAATTCAAGCTAAACCCATAACATTTATCATTAATCACTCCATTACTTGCTCCTCTACTTAGGcgatttcttcaacaaaggcCTTGAGATTTTTGTCCGAAGATCCCCCTTCCTTAGAAGCCTCCATGAGCAAATCCTTCCACTTCTTTGCGTTCCTTCTAATTTCATCACCTCTCTCTCCACCTCCCATGACCAATTCCAAGCACTTCTTGATTTCACCTCCCTCTACAATAATGCCTTCTTGATCAATCTCGGACACTCGAACCCCGACCTTCCACACATCCTCGACGAGTTTTGCATTTGTCATCTGGTCAATCCATTGTGGGAACGCCACCATCGGGATACCACACACGAGGCTCTCGATCGtcgagttccacccgcagtgaGTAAGGAAACATCCTATTGAAGGATGCGACAAGACCTCGATTTGAGAGCACCATGGGACTATCACTCCTCTCTTGTCTAATTCCTCTTTGCAAataagttcatcatcatctccaTCATCTTTTCTCATCACCCACAAGAATGGGCGTCCAGTCTCTAGCAATCCGCGCGCCATTTCTCGCTTTTGCGCCTTTGATAACCTAGCTATGCTTCCAAAGGCTACATAAATTACGGACGCTTCCTCCTTTGCGTTCAACCACTTGACATAATCCTCGGAGCCCAGGAAGCGGTCACCTCTGGAAGATTGATCTGAATCTAGGAAACTAAGCGGGACAAGGGGCCCGATTCCGACCAAATTCAGTGTACCAATCACTCTTAATGCCTCGAGTTCAAGCGCATCGAAGGTGTTCACAAGTACTACTTTTGGATTTTCCCCCTCTTTTAGGTTCTCTAAAAGGCTTTGAATTTCCGGCAGAAAGAAAGCATACTTGTTTTCGACGTGGAGCAAGGAGGGGATGTTGCGGTTGGTTAGTGGTGGTACGCCGGGCA
This region of Eucalyptus grandis isolate ANBG69807.140 chromosome 8, ASM1654582v1, whole genome shotgun sequence genomic DNA includes:
- the LOC104428678 gene encoding phloretin 4'-O-glucosyltransferase, which codes for MAPPHFLLVALSTRSAMNPALQLAERLARVGSRVTFLSTVYAHRCMIDPVCPEGVTFTTFSDGYDDGYVPGDDPERYMAEMKRRGSEALRGLIEHSSGQGLSFTCVLHTIVPWVHDVARSLQIKSVLVWIQPATVFDIYYHYFNGYEDVIKSVTSQRCDTTSLIRLPGVPPLTNRNIPSLLHVENKYAFFLPEIQSLLENLKEGENPKVVLVNTFDALELEALRVIGTLNLVGIGPLVPLSFLDSDQSSRGDRFLGSEDYVKWLNAKEEASVIYVAFGSIARLSKAQKREMARGLLETGRPFLWVMRKDDGDDDELICKEELDKRGVIVPWCSQIEVLSHPSIGCFLTHCGWNSTIESLVCGIPMVAFPQWIDQMTNAKLVEDVWKVGVRVSEIDQEGIIVEGGEIKKCLELVMGGGERGDEIRRNAKKWKDLLMEASKEGGSSDKNLKAFVEEIA